The following proteins are co-located in the Leptodactylus fuscus isolate aLepFus1 chromosome 8, aLepFus1.hap2, whole genome shotgun sequence genome:
- the NOP58 gene encoding nucleolar protein 58 isoform X2, with product MLVLFETAAGYAIFKVVDESKLEEVDSIWKEFETPEKANKVVKLKHFEKFQDTTEALAAATALVEGKISKNLKKVLKKIAAKEAHEQLAIADAKLGGVIKDKVNLTCVHNTMVTELMRGIRNQIDGLITGLSGREMAAMSLGLAHSLSRYKLKFSPDKVDTMIVQAISLLDDLDKELNNYVMRCREWYGWHFPELGKIVTDNLAYCKCVKAVGDRVNFAAFDLSELLPEEVEAEVKAAAEISMGTEVSEEDINNILHLCDQVIEITEYRTQLYDYLKNRMMAIAPNLTVLVGELVGARLISHAGSLLNLAKHPASTVQILGAEKALFRALKTKKDTPKYGLIYHASLVGQTAPKNKGKISRMLAAKAALAIRYDALGEDTNAELGVETRAKLEARLRHLEERGLKRISGTGKALAKADKYQHKSEVRTYDPSGDSTLSSVPKKRKFEEVEEEEEQPAEVKVKKSKKPKIEPVEEAEEQEVEEPPKKKKKKKRESKAAEEEEVLEEAPTTSTAEEPSKKKKKKKKAKQEEEDD from the exons ATGTTGGTGCTTTTTGAGACCGCGGCGGGTTACGCCATATTTAAG GTTGTAGATGAGAGCAAGTTGGAAGAAGTGGACAGTATATGGAAAGAATTTGAAACCCCAGAAAAAGCAAATAAAGT agTTAAGTTGAAACACTTTGAGAAGTTTCAAGACACAACTGAAGCATTGGCAG CGGCCACTGCTTTGGTAGAAGGCAAAATCAGCAAAAACTTAaagaaggtcctgaagaagaTCGCAGCAAAAGAAGCACATGAACAGCTGGCAATTGCAGATGCCAAACTTGGCGGCGTTATTAAG GATAAAGTGAACCTCACCTGTGTACACAATACCATGGTCACCGAGCTCATGAGGGGTATTCGCAATCAAATAGATGGTCTTATTACAGGACTCTCAGGGCGGGAAATGGCTGCAATGTCTCTTGGCTTGGCCCACAG CTTATCTCGCTACAAGTTAAAGTTCAGCCCCGACAAAGTTGATACCATGATTGTACAAGCTATCT CCCTTCTAGACGATCTGGATAAGGAGCTGAACAATTACGTCATGCGTTGCAGAGAGTGGTATGGATGGCATTTTCCTGAGCTGGGCAAAATTGTCACTGATAACTTGGCGTACTGCAAGTGTGTGAAGGCTGTAG GAGACAGAGTTAATTTTGCCGCCTTTGACCTCTCGGAGCTCCTTCCTGAAGAGGTGGAGGCTGAGGTGAAAGCTGCTGCAGAGATTTCCATGGGTACAGAGGTGTCAGAAGAAGATATCAATAATATCTTACACTTGTGTGATCAG GTCATAGAGATTACAGAGTACAGGACACAGCTGTATGACTACCTTAAAAACAGAATGATGGCAATAGCTCCAAACCTTACTGTCTTGGTTGGCGAGTTGGTCGGTGCCAGACTTATTTCCCATGCAG gCTCCCTTCTGAATCTGGCAAAACACCCAGCTTCCACTGTGCAGATCTTAGGGGCTGAGAAAGCACTGTTTAGAGCGCTGAAGACCAAAAAGGACACTCCAAAATATGGTCTGATTTATCACGCATCCCTTGTTGGTCAGACAGCACCCAAAAATAAGGGCAAG ATCTCCCGTATGCTGGCAGCCAAAGCAGCCCTTGCTATCAGATATGACGCTCTGGGGGAGGACACAAATGCAGAACTGGGAGTAGAGACAAGAGCCAAGTTGGAAGCCCGTCTACGGCACTTAGAGGAGAGGGGG TTAAAGAGAATTAGCGGCACCGGGAAAGCACTCGCCAAAGCCGACAAGTATCAGCACAAAAG TGAGGTCAGAACTTATGACCCATCCGGAGACTCCACCCTGTCCTCTGTTCCCAAGAAGAGGAAATTTGAAgaggtagaggaggaggaagagcaacCTGCCGAAGTCAAAGTGAAGAAATCTAAAAAGCCCAAAATAGAACCAGTTGAAGAAGCAGAAG AACAAGAAGTCGAGGAGCCaccaaagaagaagaagaaaaagaagagagagtcaaaggctgcagaggaggaggaagtATTGGAAGAAGCACCCACCACTAGCACAGCTGAAGAG CCTtccaaaaagaagaagaagaaaaagaaggcaAAACAGGAAGAGGAGGACGATTAA
- the NOP58 gene encoding nucleolar protein 58 isoform X1 has translation MLVLFETAAGYAIFKVVDESKLEEVDSIWKEFETPEKANKVVKLKHFEKFQDTTEALAAATALVEGKISKNLKKVLKKIAAKEAHEQLAIADAKLGGVIKDKVNLTCVHNTMVTELMRGIRNQIDGLITGLSGREMAAMSLGLAHSLSRYKLKFSPDKVDTMIVQAISLLDDLDKELNNYVMRCREWYGWHFPELGKIVTDNLAYCKCVKAVGDRVNFAAFDLSELLPEEVEAEVKAAAEISMGTEVSEEDINNILHLCDQVIEITEYRTQLYDYLKNRMMAIAPNLTVLVGELVGARLISHAGSLLNLAKHPASTVQILGAEKALFRALKTKKDTPKYGLIYHASLVGQTAPKNKGKISRMLAAKAALAIRYDALGEDTNAELGVETRAKLEARLRHLEERGLKRISGTGKALAKADKYQHKSEVRTYDPSGDSTLSSVPKKRKFEEVEEEEEQPAEVKVKKSKKPKIEPVEEAEEEQEVEEPPKKKKKKKRESKAAEEEEVLEEAPTTSTAEEPSKKKKKKKKAKQEEEDD, from the exons ATGTTGGTGCTTTTTGAGACCGCGGCGGGTTACGCCATATTTAAG GTTGTAGATGAGAGCAAGTTGGAAGAAGTGGACAGTATATGGAAAGAATTTGAAACCCCAGAAAAAGCAAATAAAGT agTTAAGTTGAAACACTTTGAGAAGTTTCAAGACACAACTGAAGCATTGGCAG CGGCCACTGCTTTGGTAGAAGGCAAAATCAGCAAAAACTTAaagaaggtcctgaagaagaTCGCAGCAAAAGAAGCACATGAACAGCTGGCAATTGCAGATGCCAAACTTGGCGGCGTTATTAAG GATAAAGTGAACCTCACCTGTGTACACAATACCATGGTCACCGAGCTCATGAGGGGTATTCGCAATCAAATAGATGGTCTTATTACAGGACTCTCAGGGCGGGAAATGGCTGCAATGTCTCTTGGCTTGGCCCACAG CTTATCTCGCTACAAGTTAAAGTTCAGCCCCGACAAAGTTGATACCATGATTGTACAAGCTATCT CCCTTCTAGACGATCTGGATAAGGAGCTGAACAATTACGTCATGCGTTGCAGAGAGTGGTATGGATGGCATTTTCCTGAGCTGGGCAAAATTGTCACTGATAACTTGGCGTACTGCAAGTGTGTGAAGGCTGTAG GAGACAGAGTTAATTTTGCCGCCTTTGACCTCTCGGAGCTCCTTCCTGAAGAGGTGGAGGCTGAGGTGAAAGCTGCTGCAGAGATTTCCATGGGTACAGAGGTGTCAGAAGAAGATATCAATAATATCTTACACTTGTGTGATCAG GTCATAGAGATTACAGAGTACAGGACACAGCTGTATGACTACCTTAAAAACAGAATGATGGCAATAGCTCCAAACCTTACTGTCTTGGTTGGCGAGTTGGTCGGTGCCAGACTTATTTCCCATGCAG gCTCCCTTCTGAATCTGGCAAAACACCCAGCTTCCACTGTGCAGATCTTAGGGGCTGAGAAAGCACTGTTTAGAGCGCTGAAGACCAAAAAGGACACTCCAAAATATGGTCTGATTTATCACGCATCCCTTGTTGGTCAGACAGCACCCAAAAATAAGGGCAAG ATCTCCCGTATGCTGGCAGCCAAAGCAGCCCTTGCTATCAGATATGACGCTCTGGGGGAGGACACAAATGCAGAACTGGGAGTAGAGACAAGAGCCAAGTTGGAAGCCCGTCTACGGCACTTAGAGGAGAGGGGG TTAAAGAGAATTAGCGGCACCGGGAAAGCACTCGCCAAAGCCGACAAGTATCAGCACAAAAG TGAGGTCAGAACTTATGACCCATCCGGAGACTCCACCCTGTCCTCTGTTCCCAAGAAGAGGAAATTTGAAgaggtagaggaggaggaagagcaacCTGCCGAAGTCAAAGTGAAGAAATCTAAAAAGCCCAAAATAGAACCAGTTGAAGAAGCAGAAG AAGAACAAGAAGTCGAGGAGCCaccaaagaagaagaagaaaaagaagagagagtcaaaggctgcagaggaggaggaagtATTGGAAGAAGCACCCACCACTAGCACAGCTGAAGAG CCTtccaaaaagaagaagaagaaaaagaaggcaAAACAGGAAGAGGAGGACGATTAA